Proteins encoded within one genomic window of Streptomyces kaniharaensis:
- a CDS encoding ester cyclase, giving the protein MTIDETVTEPATTPFTLTREHILMVSDLSWSDDNSRALPWYSQDYKCYLPGRPVLNGGQEFLDTLNLVKAAKPDVDIEWHDILVDGNKAVLHVTFRGHHLGPLFGIPPTRRLLEIGEIIIETYDDRGRMVEFRQEGDYAGMLTQMGIVPPPGTGPLGTIAHSVRTAVRLAALDRAHRRVHGG; this is encoded by the coding sequence ATGACCATCGACGAGACGGTGACCGAGCCGGCCACCACGCCCTTCACCCTCACCCGCGAGCACATCCTGATGGTGTCGGACCTGTCCTGGTCGGACGACAACTCCCGGGCGCTGCCGTGGTATTCGCAGGACTACAAGTGCTACCTGCCGGGCCGGCCGGTGCTCAACGGCGGCCAGGAGTTCCTGGACACGCTCAACCTCGTCAAGGCGGCGAAGCCGGACGTCGACATCGAGTGGCACGACATCCTCGTCGACGGCAACAAGGCCGTGCTCCACGTGACCTTCCGCGGCCACCACCTGGGCCCGCTCTTCGGCATCCCGCCGACCCGGCGGCTGCTGGAGATCGGCGAGATCATCATCGAGACCTACGACGACCGGGGCCGGATGGTGGAGTTCCGCCAGGAGGGCGACTACGCCGGGATGCTCACCCAGATGGGCATCGTCCCGCCGCCCGGCACCGGGCCGCTGGGCACCATCGCGCACTCCGTGAGGACGGCCGTCCGCCTCGCCGCGCTCGACCGCGCCCACCGCAGGGTGCACGGCGGGTAA
- a CDS encoding ester cyclase — MDSSRDGRALGPRELGPRILDDLWNRRDVGVIDRHFGSEVVTHLPLPGQPVIKGTPGLRKLAEDMFAALPDLAYRAVEVVAAGDKVLVRGELTGTQRGFLMGIPPTGRSTRLTEHVILRFDGDRVVEMWQQADYLSVLSQLGITPPEGAGPLGTVAHTFRTVGRLGGLAVRDRIRQRKAAAR, encoded by the coding sequence ATGGACTCCAGTCGGGACGGCCGGGCCCTGGGCCCGAGAGAGCTCGGTCCCAGGATCCTTGACGACCTGTGGAACAGGAGGGACGTCGGGGTGATCGACCGCCACTTCGGCAGCGAGGTGGTGACGCACCTGCCGCTTCCGGGCCAGCCGGTGATCAAGGGCACGCCCGGTCTGCGGAAGCTGGCCGAGGACATGTTCGCCGCGCTCCCGGACCTCGCGTACCGCGCCGTGGAAGTGGTCGCGGCGGGCGACAAGGTGCTGGTCCGGGGTGAACTCACCGGCACCCAGCGCGGGTTCCTCATGGGCATCCCGCCCACCGGCCGCTCCACCCGGCTCACCGAGCACGTGATCCTCCGGTTCGACGGCGACCGGGTCGTGGAGATGTGGCAGCAGGCGGACTACCTGAGCGTGCTGTCCCAGCTCGGCATCACGCCGCCGGAGGGGGCCGGGCCGCTCGGCACCGTCGCGCACACCTTCAGGACCGTCGGCCGCCTCGGCGGGCTGGCGGTCAGGGACCGGATCCGGCAGCGGAAGGCGGCAGCCCGATGA
- a CDS encoding ester cyclase → MSKAERTNSAGLPPSGLKDLVEQIADRVWNRGDLAAVDEHFRPDFVGHLPGVAELRGPAVYRRVAAERRRALPDLRYRPLHCIGDGDRVMLRSEVLGTHLGRLGGIPPTGMRVRTTEMTIFRFEDGRVAELWQQGDDLGVLDQLGLVPPAGLGALGRVGHAVGVTARLTALTRRAARERKTT, encoded by the coding sequence ATGAGCAAGGCTGAACGGACCAACTCGGCGGGGCTCCCGCCGAGCGGTCTCAAGGACCTGGTCGAGCAGATCGCCGACCGGGTGTGGAACCGCGGTGATCTGGCCGCCGTGGACGAGCACTTCCGACCGGACTTCGTCGGGCACCTTCCGGGTGTCGCGGAGCTGCGCGGTCCCGCCGTCTACCGGCGGGTGGCGGCCGAGCGCCGCCGGGCGCTGCCCGACCTGCGGTACCGGCCCCTGCACTGCATCGGGGACGGGGACCGGGTGATGCTCCGCTCCGAGGTGCTCGGCACCCACCTCGGGAGGCTGGGCGGCATCCCGCCCACGGGCATGCGCGTCCGCACCACCGAGATGACGATCTTCCGCTTCGAGGACGGCCGCGTCGCCGAGCTGTGGCAGCAGGGGGACGACCTCGGGGTGCTGGACCAGCTCGGCCTCGTTCCGCCCGCCGGCCTGGGCGCGCTGGGCCGGGTCGGCCACGCCGTCGGCGTGACCGCCCGGCTGACCGCGCTGACCCGGCGGGCCGCCCGAGAGAGGAAGACGACGTGA
- a CDS encoding ester cyclase → MTPTRTDPARTRPKTSGQPDPKTLAAEFGRRLFTERDLRVIDELSRPDAVFNLPGRPALNREGFRDVVRQLWRAKPDVTVESLDVFAEGHLVAARLRFTGTHLGELFGVPPTGRRVALDELLVEQWDDQGLLVELWQEAGYLSMLTGLGVLPAPDARPLRRLGHTLAAVPRFARLRARARSVDHNRGLRAGRPDRSEGA, encoded by the coding sequence GTGACCCCCACCAGGACCGACCCGGCCCGGACGAGGCCGAAGACGTCCGGACAGCCCGACCCGAAGACCCTGGCCGCCGAGTTCGGCCGTCGCCTGTTCACCGAACGCGATCTGCGCGTCATCGACGAACTCTCCCGCCCCGACGCCGTGTTCAACCTCCCGGGCCGCCCGGCACTGAACCGGGAGGGCTTCAGGGACGTGGTGCGGCAGTTGTGGCGGGCCAAGCCGGACGTCACCGTCGAGAGCCTGGACGTCTTCGCCGAGGGCCACCTGGTCGCCGCCCGGCTCCGCTTCACCGGCACCCACCTCGGCGAACTCTTCGGCGTGCCGCCCACCGGCCGCCGGGTCGCGCTGGACGAGCTGCTGGTGGAGCAGTGGGACGACCAGGGCCTCCTGGTCGAACTCTGGCAGGAGGCCGGCTACTTGAGCATGCTGACCGGGCTCGGCGTGCTGCCCGCTCCGGACGCCCGCCCGCTCCGCCGGCTGGGCCACACCCTGGCCGCCGTGCCCCGGTTCGCCCGGCTGCGGGCCAGGGCCCGTTCCGTCGACCACAACCGCGGCCTGCGCGCAGGCCGCCCGGACCGAAGCGAGGGCGCATGA
- a CDS encoding cytochrome P450: MSMMLSYRREAPGPAGYPLVKSGPDLVRDLVGTFTRAWRRYGDLVRFQLPGNRQLFLIVDPDCIKHVLDDHQPNYPKDPLSVGKFEPWVGQGLFTSNGEFHFRQRRLAQPAFKGSRIAGFAPAMVDATSELVKEWKPLADGARTVDITPEMMRLALTIVMQTLFSTDVSTRAGDLARAVRICNAYTNTRLQRFVELPEVLPSRARRQFLEARALLDAFVYGLIADRRRDGSPPDDLLTRFLTAQDQQTGHRMSDKQLRDEVVTMFLGGYETTALSLVWAFSLLSRHPGTERRIRAELAEVCGDREPAAGDLPQLRYLRAFFQEVLRLYPSVWTLSRSPVEDDEIGGYRIPAGSQVFISPYLMHRHPKYWPNPEGFRPERFEQSATGGGPLYAYIPFSRGPRLCPGSSVAVLEAPLVIARILQSYRLTLAPGHVCEPTSNVFLYPRDGMPMRIQHVRTVAG; encoded by the coding sequence ATGAGCATGATGCTGAGCTACCGGCGTGAAGCGCCGGGCCCGGCGGGCTACCCGCTGGTGAAGTCCGGACCGGACCTCGTCCGCGACCTGGTGGGCACCTTCACCCGCGCCTGGCGCCGCTACGGCGACCTGGTGCGCTTCCAACTGCCCGGCAATCGCCAGTTGTTCCTCATCGTCGACCCGGACTGCATCAAGCACGTGCTCGACGACCACCAGCCCAACTACCCCAAGGACCCGCTCTCCGTCGGAAAGTTCGAACCCTGGGTCGGCCAGGGCCTGTTCACCAGCAACGGCGAGTTCCACTTCCGCCAGCGGCGGCTCGCCCAGCCCGCGTTCAAGGGCTCCCGGATCGCCGGCTTCGCCCCGGCGATGGTCGACGCCACGAGCGAGCTCGTCAAGGAGTGGAAGCCGCTGGCGGACGGCGCCCGGACGGTCGACATCACCCCGGAGATGATGCGGCTGGCGCTGACCATCGTCATGCAGACGCTGTTCAGCACCGACGTCAGCACCCGGGCCGGCGACCTCGCCCGTGCCGTGCGGATCTGCAACGCCTACACCAACACCCGCCTGCAGCGGTTCGTCGAGCTGCCGGAGGTGCTGCCGAGCCGGGCCCGCCGGCAGTTCCTGGAGGCCCGCGCCCTGCTCGACGCCTTCGTCTACGGGCTGATCGCCGACCGCCGCCGGGACGGCTCCCCGCCGGACGACCTGCTCACCAGGTTCCTCACGGCGCAGGACCAGCAGACCGGCCACCGGATGAGCGACAAGCAGTTGCGCGACGAGGTCGTCACCATGTTCCTCGGCGGGTACGAGACCACCGCGCTCTCCCTGGTCTGGGCGTTCTCCCTGCTCTCCCGGCACCCCGGGACCGAGCGCCGGATCCGGGCCGAGCTCGCCGAGGTCTGCGGCGATCGCGAGCCCGCTGCCGGTGACCTTCCCCAACTCCGGTACCTGCGCGCCTTCTTCCAGGAGGTGCTGCGCCTCTACCCGTCCGTGTGGACGCTCTCGCGCAGCCCAGTCGAGGACGACGAGATCGGCGGCTACCGCATCCCCGCGGGCTCCCAGGTGTTCATCAGCCCCTACCTGATGCACCGTCACCCGAAGTACTGGCCCAACCCGGAGGGCTTCCGGCCCGAGCGGTTCGAGCAGAGCGCCACCGGGGGCGGGCCGCTGTACGCCTACATCCCGTTCTCGCGCGGCCCCCGGCTGTGCCCCGGCTCGTCGGTCGCAGTTCTGGAGGCCCCGCTGGTGATCGCCCGGATCCTCCAGTCCTACCGGCTGACCCTCGCCCCGGGCCACGTCTGCGAGCCGACCTCGAACGTCTTCCTGTACCCGCGCGACGGCATGCCGATGCGGATCCAGCACGTGCGGACGGTGGCCGGGTGA
- a CDS encoding cytochrome P450, with protein MAATSSVPRPGPPGPRGLPLLGSALDFRRDPLRTFVAAWRDHGDLVRFRGPVPVILVTHPDHLKHILADNFANYPHPDDFNRKVSVSVGEGLVTSEGEEWQRQRRTVAPSFRRESLERFAGVMADSAGRMLDRWEATHRRGASLDARVEMQSLTLEILARCLFRADWSADALALGDAVRIQLEHINAKLISVADLPERVPTRRNREFLAARRVLDETVYRLIAERRRHPDQGADADLLSMLMHTADPETGQLMTDRQLRDQVMTLFIAGHETVAATLSWICYLLSAQPAATQRARQEVFQVLGDRPPTMADLPQLKYLKLFVQEALRLYPPLWQVARMPLRDDRLGGYHIPAGSFLLLNTYITHRNPEFWDNPEGFDPERFTRERSAGRPRYAYVPYVGGPRNCVGLAFANMELTIVLASLLQRYHLNLVPGHPIVMQPDISLRARYGIRMTLREVTAEERSTAGEPAPVVVPADEPAPGAGCPVAHGRAEPQQAPVCPYRPAAD; from the coding sequence ATGGCGGCGACCTCCTCGGTGCCGCGGCCCGGCCCGCCTGGCCCGCGCGGGCTGCCGCTCCTCGGCTCGGCGCTGGACTTCCGCCGCGATCCGCTGCGGACCTTCGTCGCCGCCTGGCGCGACCACGGCGACCTCGTCCGCTTCCGCGGGCCCGTCCCCGTGATCCTGGTGACCCACCCCGACCACCTCAAGCACATCCTCGCCGACAACTTCGCCAACTATCCCCACCCGGACGACTTCAACCGCAAGGTGAGCGTCTCCGTGGGGGAGGGCCTGGTCACCAGCGAGGGCGAGGAGTGGCAGCGGCAGCGCCGCACCGTGGCCCCCTCCTTCCGTCGCGAGTCACTGGAACGCTTCGCCGGGGTGATGGCCGACAGTGCGGGCCGCATGCTGGACCGCTGGGAGGCGACCCACCGCCGCGGCGCCTCGCTGGACGCCCGGGTCGAGATGCAGAGTCTCACCCTGGAGATCCTGGCGCGCTGCCTGTTCCGGGCCGACTGGTCCGCCGACGCACTGGCCCTCGGCGATGCCGTTCGGATCCAACTGGAGCACATCAACGCCAAGTTGATCTCCGTCGCGGACCTGCCGGAACGGGTGCCCACCCGGCGCAACCGGGAGTTCCTGGCGGCCCGCAGGGTCCTCGACGAGACGGTGTACCGGCTCATCGCCGAGCGCCGGCGCCATCCCGACCAGGGCGCCGACGCCGACCTGCTGTCCATGCTGATGCACACCGCCGACCCGGAGACCGGGCAGCTCATGACCGATCGTCAACTCAGGGACCAGGTGATGACGCTGTTCATCGCCGGCCACGAGACCGTCGCCGCCACGCTGTCCTGGATCTGCTACCTGCTCTCCGCCCAGCCGGCCGCCACCCAGCGGGCCCGGCAGGAGGTGTTCCAGGTGCTCGGCGACCGTCCGCCGACCATGGCCGACCTGCCCCAGCTGAAGTACCTCAAGCTCTTCGTCCAGGAGGCACTGCGGCTCTACCCGCCGCTGTGGCAGGTCGCCCGCATGCCGCTGCGCGACGACCGGCTCGGCGGCTACCACATCCCGGCCGGCTCGTTCCTGCTGCTCAACACCTACATCACCCACCGCAACCCGGAGTTCTGGGACAACCCCGAGGGCTTCGACCCCGAGCGCTTCACCCGGGAGCGCTCGGCCGGGCGGCCGCGCTACGCCTACGTCCCGTACGTCGGCGGCCCGCGGAACTGCGTGGGGCTGGCCTTCGCCAACATGGAGCTCACCATCGTGCTGGCCTCGCTCCTCCAGCGCTACCACCTGAACCTCGTCCCGGGGCACCCGATCGTCATGCAGCCGGACATCTCGCTGCGCGCCCGGTACGGGATCCGGATGACCCTGCGCGAGGTCACCGCCGAGGAACGCTCGACCGCCGGCGAGCCCGCCCCGGTCGTCGTACCGGCGGACGAGCCCGCACCGGGCGCCGGCTGCCCGGTGGCACACGGGCGGGCCGAGCCGCAGCAGGCTCCGGTCTGCCCGTACCGGCCCGCGGCGGACTGA
- a CDS encoding TetR/AcrR family transcriptional regulator, producing MVRQVAEAPVLTRRERARQATIAEIKSVGRELLAGEGESGVTIRAIAREMGMTAPAVYRYFTSHELLIRALRADVFAEAARAVLTGADDGAARDDALGRLLAAGRALRRWALSHRHEFSFVLGRSPVSPDDACDDEAQDAGWVFGSAFAGLLFELWLTRPFPVPAESELAPELVEQLNGLRISRQLDLPVGAIAVMLSGWVRLHGVICLDVLGHLAFVLPDAEAFFEHELHRLCTELGMADGYRPPR from the coding sequence ATGGTCAGGCAGGTGGCGGAAGCGCCGGTGCTCACGCGCAGGGAGCGCGCGCGGCAGGCGACGATCGCCGAGATCAAGTCCGTGGGACGCGAACTGCTCGCCGGCGAGGGCGAGTCCGGTGTCACCATCCGTGCCATCGCGCGGGAGATGGGGATGACCGCCCCGGCGGTGTACCGCTACTTCACCTCGCACGAGTTGCTCATCAGGGCGCTGCGCGCGGACGTCTTCGCCGAGGCCGCCCGGGCGGTGCTCACCGGCGCGGACGACGGGGCGGCCCGGGACGACGCGCTCGGTCGGCTGCTCGCCGCCGGACGGGCGCTGCGGCGCTGGGCGCTGTCCCACCGCCACGAGTTCTCGTTCGTCCTGGGCCGCTCCCCGGTGAGTCCGGACGACGCCTGCGACGACGAGGCCCAGGACGCCGGCTGGGTGTTCGGCTCGGCGTTCGCCGGCCTGCTGTTCGAACTCTGGCTGACGCGCCCCTTCCCCGTCCCGGCCGAGTCGGAACTGGCCCCGGAGCTGGTCGAGCAGTTGAACGGGCTGCGGATCTCCCGGCAGTTGGACCTGCCGGTGGGGGCGATCGCGGTCATGCTGAGCGGCTGGGTCCGGCTCCACGGCGTGATCTGCCTCGACGTCCTGGGCCACCTGGCCTTCGTCCTGCCGGACGCCGAGGCCTTCTTCGAACACGAACTCCACCGGCTCTGCACCGAGTTGGGCATGGCCGACGGATACCGGCCACCACGCTAG